One Cicer arietinum cultivar CDC Frontier isolate Library 1 chromosome 8, Cicar.CDCFrontier_v2.0, whole genome shotgun sequence DNA segment encodes these proteins:
- the LOC113784545 gene encoding heavy metal-associated isoprenylated plant protein 12-like: protein MKKVVLKVDFYNDKIKRKMMKTASGLLGVESVSIELKEKKLTLSGDIDSVKVVLKLRKVCQTEIVSVGPLEEDKKSTDVSTILNSFEPYCFCYHMQPPSDNIQCYYYI from the exons ATGAag AAAGTTGTGTTGAAGGTagatttttataatgataaaatCAAGCGAAAAATGATGAAGACAGCATCTGGCCTTTTAG GGGTTGAATCAGTATCAATAGagttgaaagaaaagaaattaaCATTATCGGGAGATATTGATTCAGTAAAGGTAGTGTTGAAACTAAGAAAAGTGTGTCAAACAGAAATAGTTTCAGTTGGACCTCTAGAAGAAGACAAGAAGTCAACTGATGTTTCTACTATACTCAACTCCTTTGAACCATATTGTTTCTGCTATCATATGCAACCACCATCAGATAATATTCAATGTTACTACTATATTTGA